In one window of Eggerthella guodeyinii DNA:
- a CDS encoding FitA-like ribbon-helix-helix domain-containing protein — translation MPDLLIRNLDHRAKDALVARAAKNGRSQQAEARAILESALQPEPRDWVSMLRRAAASADGLEIEAPERHPARTFDAAGWL, via the coding sequence ATGCCAGACCTGCTCATTCGAAACCTCGATCACCGCGCCAAGGACGCGCTTGTCGCGCGCGCGGCGAAGAACGGCCGCTCCCAACAAGCCGAGGCGCGGGCGATCCTCGAATCCGCTTTGCAGCCTGAACCGCGCGACTGGGTGTCGATGCTCCGGAGGGCCGCTGCGTCGGCGGACGGCCTCGAGATCGAAGCTCCCGAGCGCCATCCCGCTCGCACGTTCGACGCAGCGGGCTGGCTATGA
- the ahcY gene encoding adenosylhomocysteinase codes for MNYDIKDIALADEGLARIEWADRDMPVLASIRERFEREKPLEGVRIGACMHVTTETANLMRALTASGARVTLCASNPLSTQDDTAASLVRDFGIDVFAVAGEDADTYNRHIEAVIATDPQIVMDDGADLDTALHTRFTDKLQHVVGGTEETTTGVVRLMSMAAEGTLAYPVFNINDANTKHCFDNHYGTGQSTLDGIVRATNRLLCGRTIVISGYGYCGSGLALRAKGMGMRVVVCEVDPLKALEAHMEGYEVMPAAEAARLADVWVTVTGNCKVVDGPAFENMKDGAIICNSGHFDSEINLEWLEANSVKKEEIKPLVEEYTLPDGRTVIVLAQGRLVNLSCAEGHPASVMDMSFANQALAAEYLFQHASELENKVYDVPAAIDDGVARVKLETLGIEIDELTEEQIAYMSSWNFETL; via the coding sequence TTGAACTACGACATCAAAGACATCGCGCTGGCCGACGAGGGCCTCGCCCGCATCGAGTGGGCCGACCGCGACATGCCCGTGCTCGCGTCCATCCGCGAGCGCTTCGAGCGCGAGAAGCCGCTCGAGGGCGTGCGCATCGGCGCCTGCATGCACGTGACCACCGAGACGGCGAACCTCATGCGCGCGCTCACGGCCTCCGGCGCGCGGGTGACGCTGTGCGCCTCCAACCCGCTGTCCACCCAGGACGACACGGCCGCGTCGCTCGTGCGCGACTTCGGCATCGACGTGTTCGCCGTCGCCGGCGAGGACGCCGACACCTACAACCGCCACATCGAGGCCGTCATCGCCACCGACCCGCAGATCGTCATGGACGACGGCGCCGACCTCGACACGGCGCTGCACACGCGCTTCACCGACAAGCTGCAGCACGTGGTGGGCGGCACCGAGGAGACCACGACGGGCGTCGTGCGCCTCATGTCCATGGCAGCCGAGGGGACCCTCGCCTACCCCGTGTTCAACATCAACGACGCCAACACGAAGCACTGCTTCGACAACCACTACGGCACCGGCCAGTCCACGCTCGACGGCATCGTGCGCGCCACGAACCGCCTGCTGTGCGGCCGCACCATCGTGATCTCGGGCTACGGCTACTGCGGCAGCGGCCTGGCCCTGCGCGCGAAGGGCATGGGCATGCGCGTCGTCGTGTGCGAGGTCGACCCGCTCAAGGCGCTCGAGGCGCACATGGAGGGCTACGAGGTGATGCCCGCGGCCGAGGCGGCGCGCCTCGCCGACGTGTGGGTGACCGTGACGGGCAACTGCAAGGTGGTGGACGGCCCGGCCTTCGAGAACATGAAGGACGGCGCGATCATCTGCAACTCGGGGCACTTCGACTCCGAGATCAACCTCGAATGGCTCGAGGCGAACTCCGTCAAGAAAGAGGAGATCAAACCGCTCGTCGAGGAGTACACGCTGCCGGACGGCCGCACGGTCATCGTGCTGGCGCAGGGGCGCCTCGTGAACCTGTCGTGCGCCGAAGGACACCCCGCCAGCGTGATGGACATGAGCTTCGCGAACCAGGCGCTGGCCGCCGAGTACCTGTTCCAGCACGCAAGCGAGCTGGAGAACAAGGTGTACGACGTACCGGCCGCCATCGACGACGGCGTGGCCCGCGTGAAGCTGGAGACGCTCGGCATCGAGATCGACGAGCTCACGGAAGAGCAGATCGCGTACATGAGCTCCTGGAACTTCGAGACGCTGTAA
- a CDS encoding iron-containing alcohol dehydrogenase, protein MLGTFSYVNPTKLYFGEDALDSLHGELARYGDRVLLAYGGGSIKKTGLYDEVRGILARCGKEVFEVPGVMPNPTVEKLLEGCAVARDNDVDLILAVGGGSTVDYAKAVSVSAWCDEDPWEKYFARLEEPENRIIPVGSVLTMTGTGSEMNGGSVITNRATKQKIGHVFGEEVFPRFAVLNPRLTFTVPRYQMVAGIFDIMSHILEQYFSGDDDNTSDYLAEGLMRSLVHSSRIAAVDPEDYEARSNIMWTAAWALNTLIAKGKSTDWMVHMIGQSIGAYTDATHGMTLSAISPAYYRLLMPYGLPKFARFAVAVWGVDAAGKTDEQTAAEGLERMEGWMREIGLVMSITELGVTDDMIDGIADGSFVMDGGYHVLDRDEIVAVLEASK, encoded by the coding sequence ATGTTAGGAACGTTCAGCTACGTCAACCCCACCAAGCTGTACTTCGGCGAGGACGCGCTCGACTCCCTCCACGGGGAGCTGGCGCGCTACGGCGACCGCGTGCTGCTGGCATACGGCGGCGGCTCCATCAAGAAGACCGGCCTGTACGACGAGGTGCGCGGCATCCTCGCGCGGTGCGGCAAGGAGGTGTTCGAGGTGCCGGGCGTCATGCCGAACCCCACCGTGGAGAAGCTGCTGGAAGGCTGCGCGGTGGCGCGCGACAACGACGTCGACCTGATCCTGGCCGTGGGCGGCGGCTCGACGGTGGACTACGCGAAGGCCGTGAGCGTGTCGGCCTGGTGCGACGAGGACCCGTGGGAGAAGTACTTTGCGCGCCTCGAGGAGCCCGAGAACCGCATCATCCCCGTGGGCAGCGTGCTGACCATGACGGGCACCGGCTCCGAGATGAACGGCGGCTCGGTGATCACGAACCGCGCGACGAAGCAGAAGATCGGCCACGTGTTCGGCGAGGAGGTTTTCCCGAGGTTCGCCGTTTTGAACCCGCGCCTCACGTTCACCGTGCCGCGCTACCAGATGGTCGCCGGCATCTTCGACATCATGTCGCACATCCTGGAGCAGTACTTCTCGGGCGACGACGACAACACCTCGGACTACCTGGCCGAGGGGCTCATGCGCTCGCTCGTGCACTCGTCGCGCATCGCCGCGGTGGACCCGGAGGACTACGAGGCGCGCAGCAACATCATGTGGACGGCGGCCTGGGCGCTGAACACGCTCATCGCGAAGGGCAAGTCCACCGACTGGATGGTGCACATGATCGGCCAGTCCATCGGCGCGTACACCGACGCCACGCACGGCATGACGCTGTCGGCGATCTCGCCGGCGTACTACCGCCTCCTCATGCCCTACGGCCTGCCGAAGTTCGCCCGGTTCGCGGTCGCGGTGTGGGGCGTGGACGCCGCCGGCAAGACCGACGAGCAGACGGCCGCCGAGGGGCTCGAGCGCATGGAGGGCTGGATGCGCGAGATCGGCCTCGTGATGAGCATAACCGAGCTGGGCGTGACCGACGACATGATCGACGGCATCGCCGACGGCTCGTTCGTCATGGACGGCGGCTACCACGTGCTCGACCGCGACGAGATCGTGGCCGTGCTCGAAGCCAGCAAGTAG
- a CDS encoding double zinc ribbon domain-containing protein, with protein sequence MAQTTRLYGRGAAEAIAETLWPTRCAVCDAPGEVLCAPCRLNLRHVDWWRACPRCGAPFGRVQCSECNDVMLAATGRDEPPFDACASAVAYDDAAARIVRTWKDAGERRLAEAMAALMAPMVPPSWRSEHPAIVPVPATGAARRRRGFDHGEELATAVASRLELDVAPLLARPRNRDQRALARRDRLANMEGRFIPLPGASAPPSVIVVDDVYTTGATLFAAADAVRAAGARTVRCLTFARVW encoded by the coding sequence GTGGCGCAGACCACGCGCCTCTATGGCCGCGGCGCGGCCGAGGCCATCGCCGAGACGCTGTGGCCCACGCGCTGCGCCGTGTGCGACGCGCCCGGCGAGGTGCTGTGCGCGCCGTGCCGCCTCAACCTGCGGCACGTCGACTGGTGGCGCGCCTGCCCGCGCTGCGGCGCGCCGTTCGGGCGCGTGCAGTGCAGCGAGTGCAACGACGTGATGCTGGCCGCAACCGGGCGCGACGAGCCTCCCTTCGACGCCTGCGCGAGCGCCGTGGCCTACGACGACGCCGCGGCGCGCATCGTGCGCACCTGGAAGGACGCCGGGGAGCGGCGGCTCGCCGAGGCCATGGCCGCGCTCATGGCGCCGATGGTGCCGCCGTCGTGGCGCTCCGAGCATCCGGCGATCGTGCCCGTGCCGGCCACCGGCGCCGCACGGCGTCGACGCGGCTTCGACCACGGCGAGGAGCTGGCGACGGCCGTGGCATCCCGCCTCGAGCTCGACGTGGCGCCCCTGCTCGCCCGCCCTCGCAACCGCGACCAGCGCGCCCTCGCCCGGCGCGACCGGCTCGCGAACATGGAGGGCCGCTTCATCCCCCTGCCGGGCGCGAGCGCGCCGCCCTCGGTCATCGTGGTGGACGACGTGTACACCACCGGCGCCACCCTGTTCGCCGCAGCCGACGCCGTCCGCGCCGCCGGCGCCCGAACCGTCCGCTGCCTCACCTTCGCCCGCGTCTGGTAA
- a CDS encoding SDR family oxidoreductase gives MVDYALDGKVAIVTGAAGAGAGGTGLAIAAQLAENGAKVVMADINPAGKQRSDELNERGFDTAFAEFDLAQEDAIVALVEGAVSRYGKLDIVVNSGFMQLKEGQVAETDVETWDRVFAVNMRGTFLMVRHSLPHLLEHGGAIVNVSSTASLVAEDNTAAYACCKAGVNALTRSVAVQYGDRGVRCNAVVPGSILNDQVLAYAATNESVQFQFDMLKRHAPLKRYGAAEDIANTVLFLASPLARNITGQAVVCDGGYSIRSGMWADVHEYKQDHPWDTM, from the coding sequence ATGGTCGATTACGCATTGGACGGCAAGGTCGCCATCGTGACCGGGGCCGCGGGGGCGGGCGCAGGCGGCACAGGCCTCGCCATCGCTGCGCAGCTGGCAGAGAACGGCGCCAAGGTGGTCATGGCCGACATCAACCCCGCCGGCAAGCAGCGCTCCGACGAGCTGAACGAGCGCGGCTTCGACACCGCGTTCGCGGAATTCGACCTCGCCCAGGAGGACGCGATCGTCGCGCTCGTCGAGGGCGCGGTGAGCCGCTACGGCAAGCTCGACATCGTGGTCAACAGCGGGTTCATGCAGCTCAAGGAGGGCCAGGTGGCCGAGACGGACGTCGAGACATGGGACCGCGTCTTCGCCGTCAACATGCGAGGCACCTTCCTCATGGTGCGCCACAGCCTGCCCCACCTGCTCGAGCACGGCGGCGCCATCGTCAACGTCAGCTCCACGGCCTCGCTCGTGGCCGAGGACAACACGGCCGCCTACGCCTGCTGCAAGGCCGGCGTCAACGCGCTCACCCGCTCGGTGGCCGTGCAGTACGGCGACAGGGGCGTGCGCTGCAACGCCGTGGTTCCCGGCTCCATCCTCAACGACCAGGTGCTCGCGTACGCCGCGACGAACGAGTCGGTGCAGTTCCAGTTCGACATGCTCAAGCGCCACGCGCCCCTCAAGCGCTACGGCGCGGCCGAGGACATCGCGAACACCGTGCTGTTCCTGGCCAGCCCGTTGGCGCGCAACATCACCGGCCAGGCCGTCGTGTGCGACGGCGGCTATTCCATCCGCTCGGGCATGTGGGCCGACGTCCACGAGTACAAGCAGGACCACCCCTGGGACACGATGTAG
- a CDS encoding RNHCP domain-containing protein, which produces MKKCKRGSAFYQAHACMDSFICKQCGRLVTPDEARSRHRNHCPHCLHSLHVDERPGDRASVCESVMEPISVWVRNGGEWAIVHRCKRCGHLSSNRIAADDNPVKLMSIAVKPLAEPPFPLEGLGADACGTPTREGGEA; this is translated from the coding sequence GTGAAAAAATGTAAGAGAGGCAGCGCCTTCTACCAGGCTCATGCCTGCATGGACAGCTTCATCTGCAAACAGTGCGGCCGCCTCGTCACGCCCGACGAGGCGAGAAGCCGCCATCGCAACCATTGCCCCCACTGCCTGCACAGCCTGCATGTCGACGAGCGGCCCGGCGACCGGGCGTCCGTGTGCGAAAGCGTCATGGAACCCATCAGCGTGTGGGTGCGCAACGGCGGGGAATGGGCCATCGTGCACCGCTGCAAACGCTGCGGGCACCTGAGCTCCAACCGCATCGCAGCCGACGACAACCCCGTCAAGCTCATGTCCATCGCCGTGAAGCCGCTGGCAGAGCCGCCGTTCCCTCTCGAGGGGCTCGGGGCGGACGCATGCGGCACGCCAACGCGCGAAGGGGGCGAGGCGTGA
- a CDS encoding glycosyltransferase family 2 protein gives MLDQFFSQISFVDIFNFCVFLTFTICYTYQLYYVFVVLTRKPKVLTAKKNHKFAAVISARNESAVIGDLIHSIKVQNYPSELIDVFVIADNCTDDTAEVAREAGAIVFPRTNDKEVGKGYALDYGFQCIRERYADKGYEAFFVFDADNVLDVNYFREMNKTYDNGAKASTSYRNSKNYDSNWISAGYAVWFLREAKFLNQARLTLNTSCAVSGTGFFIAADIIEKNGGWKWHLLTEDIEFSANSILEGTRISYTPTAILYDEQPITFRDSWNQRFRWAKGFYQVFWHYGARLAKGIAVNPKGARFACYDMLMTIAPGMLLTIVSVLFNAIIVFLSLTGAMSTGIMVASSLSSILFCLMNYFIFMFMFGVLTTFVEWDSIRSTTGKKVLYMFTFPVFMMTYIPIALVALVKKCNWKPIKHSISVDVAELSDAASAAPQKQRERII, from the coding sequence GTGCTGGACCAGTTTTTTTCGCAGATCTCGTTCGTTGATATATTCAACTTCTGCGTGTTTCTCACGTTCACGATCTGCTACACGTATCAGCTGTACTACGTGTTCGTGGTGCTGACGCGTAAGCCCAAGGTTCTTACGGCGAAGAAGAACCACAAGTTCGCCGCGGTCATCTCCGCGCGCAACGAGAGCGCCGTCATCGGCGACCTCATCCACTCCATCAAGGTGCAGAACTACCCCTCCGAGCTCATCGACGTGTTCGTCATCGCCGACAACTGCACGGACGACACCGCCGAGGTGGCCCGCGAGGCCGGCGCCATCGTGTTCCCCCGCACGAACGACAAGGAAGTGGGCAAGGGCTACGCGCTCGACTACGGCTTCCAGTGCATCCGCGAGCGCTACGCCGACAAGGGCTACGAGGCGTTCTTCGTGTTCGACGCCGACAACGTGCTGGACGTGAACTACTTCCGCGAGATGAACAAGACCTACGACAACGGCGCGAAGGCCTCCACCAGCTACCGCAACTCCAAGAACTACGACTCCAACTGGATCTCCGCCGGCTACGCCGTGTGGTTCCTGCGCGAGGCCAAGTTCCTGAACCAGGCGCGCCTCACGCTCAACACGAGCTGCGCCGTGTCGGGCACGGGCTTCTTCATCGCCGCCGACATCATCGAGAAGAACGGCGGCTGGAAGTGGCACCTGCTCACCGAGGACATCGAGTTCTCGGCGAACAGCATCCTTGAGGGCACGCGCATCAGCTACACGCCCACGGCCATCCTCTACGACGAGCAGCCCATCACGTTCCGCGACTCGTGGAACCAGCGCTTCCGCTGGGCCAAGGGCTTCTACCAGGTGTTCTGGCACTACGGCGCCCGCCTGGCGAAGGGCATCGCCGTGAACCCGAAGGGCGCGCGCTTCGCCTGCTACGACATGCTCATGACCATCGCGCCGGGCATGCTGCTGACCATCGTGTCGGTGCTGTTCAACGCCATCATCGTGTTCCTCAGCCTCACCGGTGCCATGTCCACGGGCATCATGGTGGCCTCGTCGCTGTCGTCCATCCTGTTCTGCCTGATGAACTACTTCATCTTCATGTTCATGTTCGGCGTGCTCACCACGTTCGTGGAATGGGATTCCATCCGCTCCACCACGGGCAAGAAGGTGCTGTACATGTTCACGTTCCCCGTGTTCATGATGACCTACATCCCCATCGCGCTCGTCGCGCTCGTGAAGAAGTGCAACTGGAAGCCCATCAAGCACAGCATCTCGGTGGACGTGGCCGAGCTCTCCGACGCCGCCAGCGCCGCCCCCCAGAAGCAGCGCGAGCGCATCATCTAG
- a CDS encoding type II toxin-antitoxin system VapC family toxin, with translation MRYVADTNVVSELMKPHPSPDVVDWFFDREGEVYLTSVTVKELYFGMLRLPEGKRRRLLEEAISAIVMDCSDKTFPFDAFSAFLCARLHDRALSSGRVPTIEDLMIASICQRNEAVLATRNVHDFDYLGIEMENPFEPR, from the coding sequence ATGAGGTACGTTGCCGACACGAACGTGGTTTCGGAGTTGATGAAACCTCACCCATCGCCTGACGTCGTCGACTGGTTCTTCGATCGCGAAGGGGAGGTGTACCTTACTTCGGTAACCGTCAAAGAGCTGTACTTCGGCATGCTGCGCCTACCGGAAGGAAAGCGCCGCCGACTCTTGGAGGAGGCCATCTCGGCAATCGTCATGGATTGCTCGGACAAGACGTTCCCCTTCGATGCGTTCAGTGCGTTTCTGTGCGCGCGCCTGCACGATCGCGCCCTTTCGAGCGGTCGCGTACCTACGATCGAAGACCTGATGATCGCCTCGATATGCCAACGCAACGAGGCGGTCCTCGCTACGCGCAACGTGCATGATTTCGATTATCTCGGCATCGAGATGGAGAATCCGTTCGAGCCTCGATAG
- the rsgA gene encoding ribosome small subunit-dependent GTPase A translates to MAAVDLRAYGVTDALMQRAREASGVEDPVVGRVLSQAHELYRVVGAQGELFAEAAGRLRHAARSAADFPAVGDFVLMDRADDAGGRAIIGQVLPRTSAFVRKAAGATLERQVVAANIDTAFLCMSLVGDFNLRRLERYLTLAWESGAVPVAVLTKADACDSLERRLRAVQSVAFGVDVLAVSSMEEGGCEAVRPYLRPGRTVALLGSSGVGKSTLVNRLLGEDVLETRAVRADGRGRHATTRRQLVLLPGGGLVMDTPGMRELGLGDVAEGLEQGFADVERLFASCRFSNCTHASEPGCAVYEAIADGELSERRWQAYRKLKAEAAFAEDKAGYLAQKERKYKDISKAVKRLPAKR, encoded by the coding sequence ATGGCGGCCGTCGACTTGCGCGCCTACGGCGTGACCGACGCGCTCATGCAGCGTGCGCGCGAGGCGTCCGGCGTCGAGGACCCCGTCGTGGGACGCGTCCTGTCCCAGGCCCACGAGCTGTATCGCGTCGTCGGCGCGCAGGGCGAGCTCTTCGCCGAAGCGGCGGGCAGGCTGCGCCATGCCGCCCGCTCGGCCGCCGACTTCCCGGCGGTGGGCGATTTCGTCCTCATGGACCGCGCGGACGACGCGGGCGGGCGCGCCATCATCGGGCAGGTGCTTCCGCGCACGAGCGCCTTCGTGCGCAAGGCGGCAGGTGCAACGCTCGAGCGGCAGGTGGTGGCCGCGAACATCGACACCGCGTTTCTGTGCATGTCGCTCGTCGGGGACTTCAACCTGCGGCGCCTTGAGCGCTACCTGACGCTCGCGTGGGAAAGCGGGGCGGTGCCCGTCGCGGTGCTGACGAAGGCCGATGCGTGCGACAGCCTGGAGCGGCGGCTGCGCGCCGTGCAGTCGGTGGCCTTCGGCGTCGACGTGCTGGCCGTGTCGTCGATGGAGGAGGGCGGCTGCGAGGCCGTGCGCCCCTACCTGCGCCCCGGCAGGACCGTCGCGCTTCTGGGTTCGTCGGGTGTGGGCAAGTCGACGCTGGTCAACCGCTTGCTGGGGGAGGACGTCCTCGAAACGCGCGCCGTGCGCGCCGATGGCCGCGGCCGTCATGCCACCACGCGCCGCCAGCTCGTGCTGCTGCCGGGCGGCGGCCTCGTGATGGACACGCCCGGCATGCGCGAGCTGGGGCTCGGGGACGTCGCCGAGGGCCTCGAGCAGGGGTTCGCCGACGTGGAGCGCCTGTTCGCCTCGTGCCGGTTCTCGAACTGCACCCACGCGTCCGAGCCGGGGTGCGCCGTCTACGAGGCCATCGCGGACGGCGAGCTGTCCGAGCGCCGCTGGCAGGCGTACCGCAAGCTGAAGGCCGAGGCCGCGTTCGCCGAGGACAAGGCCGGCTACCTGGCCCAAAAGGAACGGAAGTACAAGGATATCTCGAAAGCTGTCAAACGCCTGCCCGCGAAGCGCTGA
- a CDS encoding MFS transporter, whose amino-acid sequence MHAEKTSSPRPGLTRKTWTLIILLSFFGQVAWALENNFFNLFIQDVFNASLADVALMVSASALTAAATTLFVGAWSDRVGRRKAFIGAGTILWGASIIVFAYLQTISLALAGTAAAAMAFGVTLTIVFDCVMTFFGSLANDSCFNAWVTDITTEKNRGKVEGVNSAMPLLAMLAVFGGAMFLMIVRPDGTVTYDYPLFFTIVGVAVVVLGIVVVLLMQDSRPERTQAGGYLDNVRYGFRPRAVSEHRMLYLVLLAYLVFATALQVFMPYYVLYLRLPYILGENYVFVMAPGIVIAAVFTILYGKRVDRRGFLRAVVVPLALFVAGCLVLTLLTSAAGVFVGSVLMLCGYLGAVACFGAEVRNNTPAGYVGAFQGVRIFMAVLIPMLVGPWIGSTLSATSGAIGFGVVGDGFTPSSLIFLGGAVVALLTFAVLPFIRAQRRRND is encoded by the coding sequence ATGCATGCAGAAAAGACCTCCTCGCCCCGCCCCGGCCTGACGAGGAAAACGTGGACGCTCATCATCCTGCTGTCGTTCTTCGGACAGGTGGCCTGGGCGCTCGAGAACAACTTCTTCAACCTGTTCATCCAGGACGTGTTCAACGCGTCGCTCGCCGATGTGGCGCTCATGGTGTCGGCCTCGGCGCTGACCGCGGCGGCCACCACCCTGTTCGTGGGCGCGTGGTCGGACCGCGTGGGCAGGCGCAAGGCGTTCATCGGCGCAGGCACCATCCTCTGGGGCGCGTCCATCATCGTGTTCGCGTACCTGCAGACCATCTCGCTCGCGCTGGCCGGCACCGCGGCGGCGGCCATGGCGTTCGGCGTGACGCTGACCATCGTGTTCGACTGCGTCATGACGTTCTTCGGCAGCCTGGCGAACGACTCGTGCTTCAACGCGTGGGTCACCGACATCACCACCGAGAAGAACCGCGGCAAGGTGGAGGGCGTGAACTCGGCCATGCCGCTGCTGGCGATGCTGGCCGTGTTCGGGGGCGCGATGTTCCTCATGATCGTGCGGCCCGACGGCACGGTGACCTACGACTACCCGCTGTTCTTCACCATCGTGGGCGTGGCCGTGGTGGTGCTCGGCATCGTGGTGGTGCTGCTCATGCAGGACTCGCGCCCCGAGCGCACGCAGGCGGGCGGCTACCTGGACAACGTGCGCTACGGCTTCCGCCCGCGCGCGGTGTCCGAGCACCGGATGCTCTACCTCGTGCTGCTGGCCTACCTCGTGTTCGCCACCGCGCTGCAGGTGTTCATGCCCTACTACGTGCTGTACCTGCGGCTTCCCTACATCCTGGGCGAGAACTACGTGTTCGTGATGGCCCCGGGCATCGTCATCGCGGCCGTGTTCACCATCCTGTACGGCAAGCGGGTCGATCGCCGCGGGTTCCTGCGCGCGGTCGTCGTGCCGCTCGCGCTGTTCGTGGCGGGATGCCTCGTGCTCACCCTGCTCACGAGCGCGGCGGGCGTGTTCGTCGGCTCGGTGCTCATGCTGTGCGGGTACCTGGGCGCGGTGGCGTGCTTCGGCGCCGAGGTGCGCAACAACACGCCCGCCGGCTACGTGGGGGCGTTCCAGGGCGTCCGCATCTTCATGGCGGTGCTCATCCCCATGCTCGTGGGGCCGTGGATCGGCTCGACCCTGAGCGCCACGTCGGGCGCCATCGGGTTCGGCGTGGTGGGAGACGGGTTCACGCCGTCGTCGCTCATCTTCTTGGGAGGCGCCGTCGTGGCGCTGCTGACGTTCGCCGTGCTGCCGTTCATCCGCGCGCAGCGGCGACGCAACGACTAG
- a CDS encoding LuxR family transcriptional regulator yields MSGDFAKETPKDIFFARLKKFSNETFSKRMLGFSFSRAWVFLVFFNETALVSPVGEQVLTEIYQGSLFVLVLTLFACGLMSRLSEKFSSSTAARIAPAIFCIVGTSAIPFASLESPAGYAMLAVAAVATGVGSGLLLLLWGKIYSLEGGPSTAAEVSVSYVLATLLVPFYHATTHGFQMIIVSVLPIASSALMARELKRVKTETSEEQTDEMQHRAMPENGSLGYAGILVKFAISSVVFGCVISVVRFFYTANATVDPGAYPSFVFPLSALLVGCVMLGIVLFSRRLDLAFSYKPVLIFMALGCLMLPFFEANYFLSYTFALTGYFCFEIVSWVMLSDMTFRFGVPAFKAYGFGRCAVSGGVLLGSLLISWLAESVNLSSQFRFAAACLMLFVMIVAYTLTLTERDIARMHRRSMDRFETQASRIAPSDAWKSTSGDESAREPLSLEEKVAIIAEQHQVSGRALEVMTLLAQGRTAARIEQELYISRGTVNTYSHRLYQKLGVHSRQELLDLIYSVEE; encoded by the coding sequence ATGTCGGGGGATTTCGCCAAAGAGACGCCGAAGGACATCTTCTTCGCGCGCTTGAAAAAGTTTTCCAACGAGACGTTCTCGAAGCGCATGCTCGGGTTTTCTTTCAGTCGCGCCTGGGTGTTCTTGGTATTTTTCAACGAAACGGCGCTGGTAAGCCCCGTTGGAGAACAGGTGCTCACCGAGATATACCAAGGGTCGCTGTTCGTCTTGGTATTGACCTTGTTCGCCTGCGGCCTCATGAGCCGCCTTTCCGAGAAATTTTCAAGCAGCACCGCGGCTCGAATCGCACCGGCGATCTTCTGCATAGTCGGCACTTCGGCCATCCCCTTCGCAAGCCTCGAAAGCCCAGCAGGTTACGCAATGCTCGCGGTGGCCGCAGTGGCAACCGGGGTCGGATCAGGTCTTCTCTTGCTGCTTTGGGGAAAGATCTACAGCTTGGAAGGAGGGCCCTCGACCGCAGCCGAAGTCTCCGTTTCCTACGTGCTGGCCACGCTGCTCGTCCCTTTCTATCACGCAACGACACACGGTTTTCAGATGATTATCGTATCGGTTCTCCCTATCGCCTCGAGCGCTCTCATGGCAAGGGAACTGAAAAGGGTGAAAACCGAAACGTCCGAGGAGCAAACCGACGAGATGCAGCATCGCGCCATGCCCGAAAACGGATCTCTCGGGTACGCCGGCATCCTCGTCAAATTCGCTATCAGCTCCGTTGTGTTCGGATGCGTCATCAGCGTGGTCCGATTCTTCTACACGGCGAACGCAACCGTCGATCCCGGAGCGTACCCCTCCTTCGTTTTCCCTCTGTCCGCGCTGCTGGTCGGTTGCGTCATGTTGGGCATCGTCTTGTTCAGCAGGCGCCTCGACCTGGCGTTCTCGTATAAGCCGGTCCTCATTTTCATGGCGCTCGGATGTCTGATGCTGCCTTTTTTCGAAGCTAATTACTTTCTCTCGTACACGTTCGCTCTGACCGGCTACTTCTGCTTCGAAATCGTCAGCTGGGTCATGCTGTCAGACATGACCTTTCGCTTTGGAGTACCGGCATTCAAGGCGTACGGTTTCGGGCGCTGCGCGGTATCGGGAGGCGTCCTGCTCGGCTCCCTGCTGATCTCCTGGCTGGCGGAAAGCGTGAACCTCTCTTCTCAGTTTCGCTTCGCCGCTGCATGCTTGATGCTTTTCGTGATGATAGTGGCGTACACGCTCACGCTTACCGAGCGCGATATAGCGCGTATGCATCGTCGTTCTATGGATCGATTCGAGACGCAAGCTTCTCGCATCGCGCCTTCCGACGCCTGGAAAAGCACGTCAGGCGACGAATCGGCACGAGAGCCGCTTTCCTTGGAGGAAAAGGTTGCGATCATCGCCGAGCAGCACCAGGTCTCGGGACGCGCGCTCGAAGTGATGACGCTCTTGGCGCAAGGACGCACGGCCGCTCGCATAGAGCAGGAGCTCTACATATCACGAGGAACCGTGAACACGTACAGTCACCGCCTCTATCAGAAGCTTGGCGTCCACAGTCGCCAGGAGCTGCTCGATCTCATTTACAGCGTCGAGGAATAG